Below is a window of Brachyspira pilosicoli DNA.
CTTTTTGTTTTTCTCTCATCTGAATACCGTATTCTGATAATTGTTTCATTTTACGGTTAGTAGGACCTGGAACTTCTCTCTTTTTTGTTATAGCACATTTAGCCGTAAGACATCTCTCGCCTTTAAGCATAAGTTTCATTTTTTCACGACGGCATAATCTGCAACTTGCATCTCTATATCTAGCCATAATTATTTATCTCCCAATTAATTATATTCTTCTTCTTTTTTGAGGACGGCAACCATTATGAGGCATTGGTGTAACATCCTTAATAAGTTTTACTTTTAATCCTGCAGCTTCTACAGCTCTGATTGAGCTTTCTCTACCCATACCAGGACCTTTTACATAAACTTCAACTTCTCTTACACCCATCTCATAAGCTTTTTTAGATGCCTTCTCACTAGCAACCTGTGCAGCAAATGGAGTAGATTTTTTACTACTTTTATATTCTCCATCTAAACCAGCACTAGCCCAAGATAAAGTATCACCGTTTCTATCAGTGATAGTAACTATTGTATTATTAAAGCTAGCTTTTATATGCACTATACCAAAAGCTTCTACTTTTCTATCTTTTTTTATTTTTTTATCTTTTAGTGTTTTTTTACCTTTTTGAGTAGCCACTATTCTCCCCCATTAGTTATTTTTACTTCTTACCTGGTGCTTTTTTCTTACCAGCTATAGCTTTTCTAGCTCCGCCGCCTCTAGCGTTACGAGAGTTAGTTCTTGTTCTTTGTCCGCGTACTGGAAGTCTTTTTATATGACGCATTCCGCGATATGAGTGAATATCTTTTAAACGTTTAATATTATTAAAAAGCTCTGTACGCAAATCTCCTTCCACTTTAGTTGTGGCTTCTATTGCATCTCTTAAAGCTGTAATTTGAGCATCTGTAAGGTCTTTAGCTTTAATAGAATAATCTATATTAGCCTTATCACAAATTACATGTGCTAAAGTACGTCCTATACCATATATATCTGTTAGGGCGATTTCTATTCTTTTATTATTTCTTATTTCAACACCCATTAAACGTGCCATACTAATTATCTCCTTAAATTAATTACTTCTGTTTTTGTTTATGTCTTGGGTTTTTCTTACATATAACTCTAACTACGCCTTTTCTTCTTACTATTTGACAGTCATTACAACGTTTTTTTACCGAACTTTTTACTTTCATATTAAATGTTCTCCATTATTTTACTTATAACGATAAATTATTCTACCCTTTGTTAAATCATAGGGCGACATTTCTATAGTTACCTTATCTCCAGGAAGTATACGAATAAAGTTCATACGCATCTTTCCAGAAATATGTGCCAATATCTTATGACCATTCTCTAACTCTACTCTAAAAGTAGCATTAGGAAGAGGCTCTACTACTGTACCTTCTACCTCTATATTTTCTTTCTCTGCCATATTAATTACCTTCTCACCTTAGACTTCTTCAATATACCATCATAGTTATGCATCTGTAAGTAAGACTCTATTTGTTTTAATAATTCAACAGCAACACTTACACTAATCATTACAGATGTACCGCCCATCAAATAAACCAAAGAATTGTTAGTTCCTTTGAAAGGAGCAAATACAGGAATCTTAGACATTAAATCTGGGAACACAGCAATAGCAGCCAAGAATAATGAACCGCCTATTGTTATTCTGCTTAATACTGTTTTAAGATATTCAGCAGTTTGTGTACCAGGTCTATAACCAGGGATAAATCCGCCTTGTTTTTTAAGATTCTCTGCTATATCATCTGGATTAAATTGTACAGATGTATAAACATAGGCAAACATAATAACCAAAAGACAATAAAGAATTATATAAGCCCAGCTTCCATAAGAGAAAAATCTAAGCAAAGCGTCCAACCATCTCCATTGAACACCTCTTGTTAAACTAGCAATCTGTGCTGGAATAGCCATCAAAGCTGATGCGAATATTATAGGTATAACGCCAGATGGGTTAATCTTGAAAGGTATATGAGTTGATTGTGCACCAAAAACCTTTCTTCCTACAACTCTCTTAGCATATTGAACAGGTATTCTTCTCTGTCCGCTCTCTTCATAAACTACGCAGAATATCACTATAGCAAATATTATAAAGAAAAGAACTATTACTAATGAGTTTAAGTAATCAGTATCTTTTTTCTGTATAACATCATAGAATCCTGCAGGAATACGAGCAACAATACCAGCGAAAATTATTACAGATATACCATTACCAAGGCCGCGTTCTGTAATTTGGTCACCTAGCCACATTAAGAACATGGTACCAGTAGTAGCTGTAATCACTACGAGAAGTATAAAACCTAAACCAGGTCTCATAAATATCATAGCACCTTCATTTATACTTTGAATCCAGCTAGCCATAGCTGCAGATTGAACCACACAAAGACCAAGTGTTAGATATCTAACATATTGGTTGATTTTTTTACGACCGCTTTCACCCTCTTTTTGCATTCTCTCAAGTGCTGGTATAACAACACCTAAAAGCTGCATGATGATAGAAGCGGATATATAAGGCATAATTCCAAGTGCTAATATAGAAAATCTAAACAAAGCACCGCCAGAAAATAAATCCATAATAGTTAAAAGACCGCCGCCGCCTTGAGCTGATGATAAAAAGCCCAAAAGAGCAGTTGGGTCTATACCTGGAGTTGGAATATGACTGCCTATTCTATATACCAAAATAGCAAGAACTGTAAACAGTATCCTGCTTCTTAATTCTGGTACTCTAAATATATTAGTTAATGACTTAAACATTTATAAACAACCTTACTTCTTTTCTCTAATATATTTTTTACGTTCATGTATTATAACTTTACCGCCAGATTTTTCAATCTTTTCTATAGCTTTTTTGCTAGCAAGATCAACGGTAATAGTGATAGCACTCTTTACTTCACCCATAGAAAGAAGTTTTATATAATCTTTAGTAGAAGATAAATAACCTAATTTAACTAAAGCTTCTCTAGATATTTCGTTAGAACCTAATGAATCTAAGTCTCCAACATTGATAACATCTACAGACTTTTTGAAAGCAGCATTAGTGAAACCGCTTTTAGGAATTCTTCTATGTAAAGGCATCTGTCCGCCTTCAAAACCAGCTCTTCTGCTGTAACCTGCACGAGACTGAGCACCTTTATCACCTCTTCCTGCAGTACAACCCCAACCAGAACCTTGTCCGCGTCCTACTCTATGACGATTTTTGCTCGATCCTTTTGGAGCTCTTAATATTTTTGTATTTTCCTGTGCCATTCTCTAGCCCTCACTTATACTCTACTTTTAAAAGATGTGATATTTTATTAATCATTCCATTTATTTGAGGAGTTGCTTCGTGTTCTACAACTCTTCTACTCTTTTTGAAACCTAAAGCTACAACAGTATCTCTTTGAGACTTTTCATAGCCTATAGGAGATTTAACTAATGTTATTACAACTTTAGCCATTATTCAGCCCTCCCATAAATCTGGTCAACACTAATTCCTCTTTTATTAGCCATATCTTGAACAGTTTGTAAAGATTTTAAACCTTCAAAAGTAGCTTTAGCTAAGTTCATAGAATTGTTATTACCTAAAGATTTAGAAAGAATATTTTTTACGCCTGCTAATTCTAATACAGCACGTGCAGGACCGCCCGAAATAACTCCTGTACCTTTAGAAGCTGGTTTCATTATTATTCTGCTGCTTCTAAATACACCAACTGTATTATGAGGAATAGTTTCACCTTTAAGGTTAACTTCTATCATATTCTTTTTAGCCTGCTCTATAGCTTTTCTTATAGCATCAGGTACTTCGTTTGCTTTACCGTAACCTAAACCAACATGTCCGTTCTTATCACCTAAAACCATTAAAGCTGCAAATCTAAAGCGTCTTCCACCTTTCATAACTTTAGCTACTCTGTTTAGAGTTATTAGACGCTCTTCAAACATACTTTTTTCTTCGTTATTATCGTGTGCCAAGGTTATACTCCTTAAAATTTCAATCCTGCTTCACGAGCACCGTCAGCTAAGGATTTTATTTTTCCATGATATATATAGCCGTTTCTATCAAACACTACTTCACTAATATTTTTTTCTTTTGCTCTTGTAGCTAATACTTTACCTATCTCTTTAGCTACATCTACATTTTTACCGCTTTTTAAATCTTTCTCTTGAGAAGATGCTGATACTAAAGTTACACCTTTACTATCATCTATTATTTGAGCAGATACATATTTAAGACTTTTATAAACTGTAAGTCTAGGACGCTGTGAACTTCCCTCTATTTTTATACGTATGCTTCTCTTTCTTCTTTCGCGTTGAGCTTTAATTTTTTCTCTTAAACTCATATAGCTTACCCCTTACTTAGCAGCTTTTTTACTTTCTTTCATTTTAACATACTCGCCTTCAAATCTTACACCTTTACCTTTATAAGGCTCAACAGGTCTTTTCTTTTTAATATTCATAGCGAGTTCGCCTACTTTCTCTTTATCATTACCTTCTATAATGATTTTAGTGTCTTTTTCTACTGTTACTTTGATACCCTCAGGGATTTTCATTTTTACATCACTAGAGAAACCTAATTGTAATGTTAAAGTATCTCCCTGAACATTAGAACGGTAACCTGTACCTTCTAATTGTAATACTTTTTTATAACCAGTATTAACACCTTCTATCATGTTAGAAATAAGTTTCCAAACTAAACCTAATTTAGCAGAATACTTAGCTTTATTTTCTTTTATAGCTTCTTCATCAGTGCTATCAATCTTAGGAGGTTTAACCCAAAGAGAATTATTTTCAAGTTCAAGTATTATATAATCAAAAAACTCTCTTGTCAACTCCCCTCTTTTACCTTTTACTACTACTTTGTGGCCGTCAATTTTTACT
It encodes the following:
- the rpsK gene encoding 30S ribosomal protein S11; this encodes MATQKGKKTLKDKKIKKDRKVEAFGIVHIKASFNNTIVTITDRNGDTLSWASAGLDGEYKSSKKSTPFAAQVASEKASKKAYEMGVREVEVYVKGPGMGRESSIRAVEAAGLKVKLIKDVTPMPHNGCRPQKRRRI
- the rpsM gene encoding 30S ribosomal protein S13 — encoded protein: MARLMGVEIRNNKRIEIALTDIYGIGRTLAHVICDKANIDYSIKAKDLTDAQITALRDAIEATTKVEGDLRTELFNNIKRLKDIHSYRGMRHIKRLPVRGQRTRTNSRNARGGGARKAIAGKKKAPGKK
- the rpmJ gene encoding 50S ribosomal protein L36 is translated as MKVKSSVKKRCNDCQIVRRKGVVRVICKKNPRHKQKQK
- the infA gene encoding translation initiation factor IF-1 produces the protein MAEKENIEVEGTVVEPLPNATFRVELENGHKILAHISGKMRMNFIRILPGDKVTIEMSPYDLTKGRIIYRYK
- the secY gene encoding preprotein translocase subunit SecY; the protein is MFKSLTNIFRVPELRSRILFTVLAILVYRIGSHIPTPGIDPTALLGFLSSAQGGGGLLTIMDLFSGGALFRFSILALGIMPYISASIIMQLLGVVIPALERMQKEGESGRKKINQYVRYLTLGLCVVQSAAMASWIQSINEGAMIFMRPGLGFILLVVITATTGTMFLMWLGDQITERGLGNGISVIIFAGIVARIPAGFYDVIQKKDTDYLNSLVIVLFFIIFAIVIFCVVYEESGQRRIPVQYAKRVVGRKVFGAQSTHIPFKINPSGVIPIIFASALMAIPAQIASLTRGVQWRWLDALLRFFSYGSWAYIILYCLLVIMFAYVYTSVQFNPDDIAENLKKQGGFIPGYRPGTQTAEYLKTVLSRITIGGSLFLAAIAVFPDLMSKIPVFAPFKGTNNSLVYLMGGTSVMISVSVAVELLKQIESYLQMHNYDGILKKSKVRR
- the rplO gene encoding 50S ribosomal protein L15, translating into MAQENTKILRAPKGSSKNRHRVGRGQGSGWGCTAGRGDKGAQSRAGYSRRAGFEGGQMPLHRRIPKSGFTNAAFKKSVDVINVGDLDSLGSNEISREALVKLGYLSSTKDYIKLLSMGEVKSAITITVDLASKKAIEKIEKSGGKVIIHERKKYIREKK
- the rpmD gene encoding 50S ribosomal protein L30, translating into MAKVVITLVKSPIGYEKSQRDTVVALGFKKSRRVVEHEATPQINGMINKISHLLKVEYK
- the rpsE gene encoding 30S ribosomal protein S5, producing the protein MFEERLITLNRVAKVMKGGRRFRFAALMVLGDKNGHVGLGYGKANEVPDAIRKAIEQAKKNMIEVNLKGETIPHNTVGVFRSSRIIMKPASKGTGVISGGPARAVLELAGVKNILSKSLGNNNSMNLAKATFEGLKSLQTVQDMANKRGISVDQIYGRAE
- the rplR gene encoding 50S ribosomal protein L18 → MSLREKIKAQRERRKRSIRIKIEGSSQRPRLTVYKSLKYVSAQIIDDSKGVTLVSASSQEKDLKSGKNVDVAKEIGKVLATRAKEKNISEVVFDRNGYIYHGKIKSLADGAREAGLKF
- the rplF gene encoding 50S ribosomal protein L6 yields the protein MSRLSNKPIAIPQGVEVKIDGHKVVVKGKRGELTREFFDYIILELENNSLWVKPPKIDSTDEEAIKENKAKYSAKLGLVWKLISNMIEGVNTGYKKVLQLEGTGYRSNVQGDTLTLQLGFSSDVKMKIPEGIKVTVEKDTKIIIEGNDKEKVGELAMNIKKKRPVEPYKGKGVRFEGEYVKMKESKKAAK